A part of Penaeus vannamei isolate JL-2024 chromosome 1, ASM4276789v1, whole genome shotgun sequence genomic DNA contains:
- the LOC113804982 gene encoding pneumococcal serine-rich repeat protein, with protein MASGVTMIALTCLAFLVGSSLADPITRYNPTRPKAFDFAADAEQVVGEIHDNFTCDNREYGYYADQGHDCQVFHICMPVKTVTGRILDTFQFSFFCPNQTRFSQDSRTCISEEQAYPCHKAHTLYDLNKAIGKRPLKKRPVGTQAAGATHRFSSSSSSSDSQSTSSTEDSSFTSSSNHQSSDNALLVEDSVTPVHINSNLNIGASVVPASHSTSSSGFSRSSSQSRLTGGQSSFNTRLSGNAQSQATVSSNTGSSHVEHKENTGQSSNSRDFTHLSVNSDLTEPIIPPGSQVFSTVSINRQNALIQKLEKDQESSIKDTDSATQGHAGAQQSNTASFSHSNINNRHTSTSGNFASTSVTSNNQGSSPVSSNTQNVSPNFRPLTVKGTQNTNSASLTNTQRQTTRVRTEQGSAGLSTSLTIPGFSSGIVRVDGETVANSGSDVAHADQNLDDIDISTEDYETEDEYITTETPSLASGNFANSAFGLAFTKGSTGSGLRGSSLTVNSQRNNAAGFSSSSSLQGASNVQGSSAGTISSSVSGNQGSRVNTGFSGTPVSGTQGSVRTVSNTQGSRVTNSQGPRGTVRFSGVSTSTAQGSRGTSTFSGASAGTLGSTSSSGSSRVIASNTQASRGTGFGATSVSSAQGAIRTTVSNLQGSRGASSGTATNIRGSQGTAGFNGASVSGTQASRGTAGASGAFVSAAQGSAGTSVTSAQGSSGTSTTSFQGSRGTVGFNGVSGSNTQGSRGTVGFNGVSGSNTQGSRGTVGFNGVSGSNTQGSRGTVGFNGVSGSNTQGSRGTGFVSGSTSSTLGSTSSSGFSGVSASNTQASGGTGGSTGASVSNAQGAVRTTVSNVQGSRETSTGTTTTNIQGSRGTAEFSGASISNIQGSQVGGVSVSGTQASRGTAGASGAFVSTKQESSRTSVANAQGSSGAVGLNGVSESNVQGSRGTAGFSGASASGTLGSTSLSSNAQASRGTVGSSGASVSDAQGAVKITASNVQGTRGTSGTAANSFQGSQKTGSFNRVSISNTQGSSVTAGSNGASASSTLGSNSFSGISRGSTSNTQASRGTTGASGASLSSTQGSIRTVSNAQGSTGASTSFQGSRGTAGFNGAFTSNTQGTRGTTGFSGASVSGTSGSTSSSNLSAGSRGASVSNAQGAIRTTASNVQGSRGTAGFSGASTSGSLGSTGSSGIRGASFVSTQASRGTVGITGTTNIQGSRGTSTFSGASILNTQGSRGTASASDAQGNGVSASNAQLSRGTAGVSGVSVSNTQGSSGVSTGSSTVNLQATNTQGTSRVNGILVSNTQGSEANSQSNQGVQGSSNAAVSTTTFGSRGSPNIGVASQSINKNAGSRVTTLLVSNEGEKSSSKLRSSTESQGLTSSTAQHQSESQGSGAESGVHGSTSSGTRGSIASEVHGSVATVQGSVSTGIQGSVAGSQGSVLVRGHGSTNSDVHESSSSAVHGSASSSRQESASSVRGSASSGVRGSASSGVRGSASSGVRGSASSGVRGSASSGVRGSASSGVRGSASSGVRGSASSGVRGSASSGVRGSASSGVRGSASSGVRGSASSGAQGTASSSGTASFSASGARGSELSGVRGTQSSSTVSNSQGSRSSSHVTRNRGKKKFQPSTYLLQGSLWNTGNTQTSVRQSSAASIPRGNRRFRTSSGRHSSSSGNRISVNNEVSKVESVKDSSVSSSSFGTQTSRGTVGSSGVSVSGAQGAVRTNPQSSRISSNLASNTRSQSSTQISNGSIRSSVSTSSANLQSSTTPHTVVDALATGQRFRGSSLSQGTSSLVTNTRNSGSSRNQLSSNSFTVHGSTQVQNSRIPNTVAVDIEKNQASSQGDEISEIDLVTTTENYDYEVSTEYELATESIFEDYETESTEAPVQTVSTNSRRNQARAFGSRGNFFSSNSLNSARNTRPSIRNQVTPAPVVKQVTSTEASITNSQVSKPTTPTFNTRTSPLSGPRITTTAPLINNSFRRTSSRQRLTSRNNLATNSQTATESEARVQENSEESFDGLRVFEVSEGSQNSQNSQVNGRTVIKKKIIINGRPGSRRTKTNNQASVSAQQETTDTAFENNQSSNSRETLRASSVSNAQTRSQSARVSSGSSRLSGRQGSRSSVRQGSRSRGSSRASSVSNQESTSTSDSQTEEEKKRIRALEALNKFNPGLGNSQLLSVRFIPNKKAETTKTTSNDSGSRGSTRFTSRRRGPAAPSTSQEAVTTTSAPSPQEATLDSESDAKRQRALAALRNFNPGAGNAKLLSVKFIPNTNKNGQDKASTNQQSSVRSSSRSFESRSRGNSRLSNTITTTTTPQPLSTTTAPLRRLTTNNRRVVVRKRVENQERDSSASEDSNDSTTLSTSLNNRRRGSTRFRNSGNSRRRVITRVTPVSDRGQQAEDENASSQERSSNSFSSSSSSFNTQSASSSKIESAGSSEPSQITDIPSGLNLRVVGTSIKSSVSTVSGTNTGNENVARSSSFSQSNGSSRFSSTSNISRGSTKESSEPLTDLELEALSALAQVNTGIGSNDQITRTNTRSTFRSRSRSSFSRSRN; from the exons ATGGCGTCGGGGGTGACCATGATAGCGTTGACCTGCCTGGCCTTCCTGGTTGGGTCATCCCTCGCTGACCCCATCACTAGG TATAATCCGACGCGGCCTAAGGCTTTCGACTTCGCAGCGGACGCAGAACAGGTAGTGGGGGAAATCCACGACAACTTCACTTGCGACAACCGAGAATACGGGTACTATGCCGATCAAGGACACGATTGCCAAGTCTTCCACATCTGTATGCCGGTCAAAACTGTCACTGGAAGAATTCTTGATACTTTCCAGTTCAG CTTCTTCTGTCCAAACCAAACTCGCTTCAGTCAAGACTCTCGCACTTGTATCAGTGAGGAACAGGCTTACCCGTGTCACAAAGCACACACCTTGTACGACCTGAACAAGGCCATAGGAAAACGCCCATTGAAGAAGAGACCTGTTGGGACTCAGGCAGCTGGGGCTACCCACAGGTTTagctcgtcttcctcttcatctgatTCGCAAAGCACTTCATCTACAGAGGACAGCAGTTTTACGTCGTCCTCCAACCACCAATCATCTGACAATGCCCTGCTTGTGGAAGACTCTGTTACACCAGTGCATATTAACTCAAATCTGAATATTGGGGCTTCAGTCGTACCTGCTTCTCACTCTACAAGCTCCTCTGGCTTTTCTAGGTCATCCAGTCAAAGTAGGCTGACTGGTGGACAATCTTCATTTAATACTAGGTTATCCGGTAATGCTCAAAGTCAGGCTACAGTTTCTTCAAACACTGGTAGTTCACATGTGGAGCACAAGGAAAACACAGGGCAGTCCAGCAACTCGAGAGATTTCACTCACTTATCAGTCAACTCTGACCTCACTGAACCTATTATACCACCAGGATCACAAGTATTTTCTACTGTATCTATAAATCGCCAAAATGCACTTATCCAGAAATTGGAAAAAGATCAGGAATCATCGATAAAGGATACAGACTCTGCTACACAGGGCCATGCAGGAGCACAACAGTCAAATACAGCATCATTTTCTCACTCCAACATTAACAATAGACATACATCTACTTCAGGCAATTTTGCTTCTACTTCTGTGACTTCTAATAATCAGGGGTCCAGTCCTGTATCAAGCAACACCCAAAATGTATCTCCAAACTTCAGGCCATTAACAGTAAAGGGGACACAAAATACAAATTCAGCCAGTCTTACCAATACACAAAGACAAACTACTCGAGTGAGGACAGAGCAAGGTAGTGCTGGACTTTCAACTTCCCTCACAATCCCAGGGTTCTCATCTGGAATTGTCAGGGTTGATGGAGAAACCGTAGCCAACAGTGGTTCAGATGTTGCTCATGCTGACCAAAATTTGGATGATATTGACATCTCAACTGAGGATTATGAAACTGAAGATGAATACATTACTACTGAAACCCCTTCATTGGCATCAGGAAACTTTGCAAATTCTGCATTTGGTTTAGCTTTCACCAAGGGATCTACAGGTTCAGGATTACGTGGGTCATCCTTAACTGTAAACAGTCAAAGAAATAATGCAGCTGGTTTTAGCTCATCCTCCAGCCTCCAAGGGGCTTCTAATGTGCAAGGCTCTAGTGCAGGAACTATATCTTCGAGTGTATCTGGTAACCAGGGGTCTAGGGTAAATACAGGGTTCAGTGGTACACCTGTGTCTGGCACACAGGGATCTGTTAGAACTGTATCTAACACTCAAGGATCTAGAGTAACTAACTCTCAAGGACCTAGGGGAACAGTGAGATTTAGTGGTGTATCAACATCAACTGCACAAGGATCTAGGGGAACTTCAACATTTAGTGGAGCATCTGCTGGCACTCTGGGATCTACCAGTTCATCAGGATCTAGTAGAGTAATTGCTTCTAACACCCAAGCATCAAGAGGAACAGGATTTGGTGCAACATCTGTATCAAGTGCTCAGGGAGCCATTAGAACTACTGTATCCAATCTACAAGGATCTCGAGGAGCATCTTCTGGAACTGCAACCAATATCCGAGGATCTCAAGGAACAGCAGGATTCAATGGAGCATCTGTTTCTGGCACACAAGCTTCTAGGGGAACAGCAGGAGCCAGTGGAGCATTTGTATCAGCTGCACAGGGATCTGCAGGAACTTCGGTAACCAGTGCCCAAGGATCTTCAGGAACATCCACAACCAGCTTCCAAGGATCTAGAGGAACAGTAGGATTCAATGGAGTATCTGGATCTAATACCCAAGGATCTAGAGGAACAGTAGGATTCAATGGAGTATCTGGATCTAATACCCAAGGATCTAGAGGAACAGTAGGATTCAATGGAGTATCTGGTTCTAATACCCAAGGATCAAGAGGAACAGTAGGATTCAATGGAGTATCTGGTTCTAATACCCAAGGATCTAGAGGAACAGGATTTGTTAGTGGATCAACATCTAGCACACTAGGATCTACCAGCTCATCAGGATTTAGTGGAGTATCTGCATCTAACACCCAGGCATCAGGGGGAACAGGAGGATCCACTGGAGCATCTGTGTCTAATGCACAGGGAGCTGTTAGAACTACTGTATCCAATGTACAAGGATCTCGGGAAACATCCACTGGAACAACCACAACCAATATCCAAGGGTCCCGAGGAACAGCAGAATTCAGTGGTGCATCTATATCTAACATTCAAGGATCACAAGTGGGTGGAGTATCTGTTTCCGGCACACAGGCATCTAGGGGAACAGCAGGAGCCAGTGGAGCATTCGTATCAACCAAACAGGAATCTAGCAGGACTTCAGTAGCCAATGCCCAAGGATCTTCAGGGGCAGTAGGATTAAATGGAGTATCAGAATCTAATGTGCAAGGATCTAGAGGAACTGCAGGATTTAGTGGGGCATCAGCATCTGGCACACTGGGATCTACCAGTTTATCCTCAAACGCTCAGGCTTCTAGGGGAACAGTGGGTTCCAGTGGAGCCTCTGTGTCTGATGCACAGGGAGCTGTTAAAATAACTGCCTCAAATGTACAAGGAACAAGGGGAACATCTGGAACAGCTGCAAACAGCTTCCAAGGATCCCAAAAAACAGGAAGCTTTAACAGGGTATCCATATCTAACACCCAAGGTTCTAGTGTAACTGCAGGATCAAACGGAGCATCTGCATCTAGCACTCTGGGATCTAACAGTTTTTCAGGGATAAGTAGAGGATCTACATCTAACACTCAAGCATCTAGGGGAACAACGGGAGCCAGTGGAGCATCTTTGTCTAGTACACAGGGATCTATTAGAACTGTATCAAATGCACAAGGATCTACAGGGGCATCCACCAGCTTCCAAGGATCTAGAGGAACTGCTGGCTTCAATGGAGCATTCACATCCAACACCCAAGGAACTAGAGGAACTACAGGATTTAGTGGAGCATCTGTCTCTGGCACATCAGGATCTACCAGTTCATCAAACCTGAGTGCGGGATCCAGAGGAGCTTCTGTGTCTAATGCACAGGGAGCTATCAGAACTACAGCATCTAATGTACAAGGATCCAGGGGAACTGCAGGGTTTAGTGGAGCCTCTACATCTGGCTCACTAGGATCTACTGGTTCCTCAGGAATAAGGGGAGCATCTTTTGTTAGCACTCAGGCATCCAGGGGAACAGTAGGAATTACAGGAACAACTAACATACAAGGATCTAGAGGAACCTCTACATTCAGTGGAGCCTCCATATTGAACACTCAGGGTTCCAGAGGAACTGCATCTGCATCTGATGCACAAGGAAATGGAGTTTCTGCTTCTAATGCCCAACTATCTAGGGGAACAGCAGGAGTTAGTGGAGTATCTGTATCTAATACACAAGGATCTAGCGGGGTATCCACCGGTTCATCTACAGTCAACTTGCAAGCAACCAATACCCAGGGAACATCACGTGTTAATGGCATACTTGTGTCAAATACACAAGGGTCAGAGGCAAATTCTCAAAGTAATCAAGGGGTTCAAGGTTCTAGTAATGCAGCAGTATCAACTACCACATTTGGATCAAGGGGCTCACCTAATATAGGTGTTGCTTCTCAGTCAATAAATAAGAATGCAGGATCACGGGTAACAACTCTATTAGTAAGCAATGAAGGAGAAAAGTCTTCCTCAAAGCTCAGAAGTTCCACAGAAAGTCAAGGATTGACAAGCTCAACTGCTCAACACCAATCTGAATCACAAGGGTCTGGAGCTGAGTCAGGAGTGCATGGATCAACATCTTCAGGAACTAGGGGCTCTATAGCTTCTGAAGTACATGGCTCAGTTGCCACAGTTCAAGGGTCAGTATCTACAGGCATCCAGGGGTCAGTTGCAGGATCACAGGGGTCAGTATTGGTAAGAGGCCATGGGTCAACCAACTCTGATGTCCATGAGTCGAGCTCCTCAGCAGTTCATGGATCTGCTTCATCAAGTCGTCAAGAGTCAGCATCGAGTGTTCGTGGGTCAGCTTCTTCAGGTGTCCGTGGGTCAGCTTCTTCAGGTGTCCGTGGGTCAGCTTCTTCAGGTGTCCGTGGGTCAGCTTCTTCAGGTGTCCGTGGGTCAGCTTCTTCAGGTGTCCGTGGGTCAGCTTCATCAGGTGTCCGTGGGTCAGCTTCTTCAGGTGTCCGTGGATCAGCTTCTTCAGGTGTCCGTGGGTCAGCTTCTTCAGGTGTCCGTGGGTCGGCTTCTTCAGGTGTCCGTGGGTCGGCTTCTTCAGGTGTCCGTGGGTCAGCTTCTTCAGGTGCTCAAGGGACAGCATCTTCAAGTGGAACAGCATCCTTCTCTGCATCGGGAGCAAGAGGATCCGAGTTGTCTGGTGTACGAGGTACTCAGTCATCATCCACTGTTTCAAACAGTCAAGGATCCAGATCATCTTCACATGTTACTAGgaacagaggaaagaagaagtTCCAACCTAGCACCTACCTCTTGCAGGGATCCTTGTGGAACACTGGAAATACTCAAACTTCTGTCAGGCAAAGCTCAGCTGCTTCTATTCCAAGGGGAAATCGCAGGTTTCGTACATCAAGTGGACGCCACAGTTCTTCATCAGGGAACAGGATTTCTGTAAACAATGAAGTAAGCAAGGTAGAATCTGTAAAGGACTCATCAGTAAGTTCCTCATCCTTTGGCACTCAGACTTCTAGGGGAACAGTAGGATCCAGTGGAGTATCTGTGTCTGGTGCACAGGGAGCTGTTAGAACAAACCCTCAGAGTTCTAGGATATCTTCAAACTTAGCAAGTAATACAAGATCACAATCAAGCACCCAGATTTCAAATGGCTCCATCAGGTCTAGTGTTTCAACAAGTTCTGCTAACTTGCAGAGCTCTACAACCCCACATACTGTTGTGGATGCACTAGCAACTGGCCAGAGATTTCGTGGATCATCACTTTCCCAAGGTACATCAAGTTTAGTAACAAACACCCGGAATTCTGGATCATCAAGGAATCAGCTATCTTCAAATTCATTTACAGTGCATGGATCAACTCAAGTACAAAACAGCCGAATTCCAAACACTGTTGCTGTTGATATAGAGAAAAACCAAGCCTCTTCTCAAGGTGATGAAATTAGTGAGATTGATTTGGTAACTACTACTGAGAACTATGACTATGAAGTCAGTACAGAATATGAACTGGCAACTGAATCAATTTTTGAGGATTATGAAACTGAGAGTACAGAGGCCCCAGTACAGACTGTATCCACTAATTCTCGTAGGAACCAGGCAAGAGCCTTTGGTTCCCGCGGTAACTTCTTTTCAAGTAATTCTTTAAACTCTGCCCGCAACACTAGGCCCTCAATAAGGAACCAAGTCACACCAGCACCTGTTGTGAAGCAGGTTACTTCTACTGAGGCTTCCATAACAAATTCTCAGGTATCAAAACCAACAACACCAACCTTTAATACCAGAACTTCTCCTTTGAGTGgcccaagaataacaacaacagcacctcTGATAAATAACTCATTCAGAAGAACCTCAAGCCGTCAACGTTTAACCAGTAGGAATAATTTAGCTACTAATTCTCAAACTGCTACAGAATCAGAGGCCAGGGTTCAAGAAAACAGTGAAGAGTCTTTTGATGGCCTTCGAGTGTTTGAAGTTTCTGAAGGAAGCCAAAATTCACAAAATTCACAAGTGAATGGAAGAACAGTGATCAAAAAGAAGATTATCATTAATGGCAGACCAGGATCACGAAGAACTAAAACAAATAACCAAGCAAGTGTAAGTGCTCAACAGGAAACAACAGACACTGCTTTTGAAAATAATCAGTCTTCTAACAGCAGGGAAACGCTTAGAGCTTCATCTGTCTCCAATGCCCAGACAAGGAGTCAGAGTGCTAGAGTTTCCTCCGGATCTAGCAGGCTATCAGGAAGGCAAGGATCAAGGTCATCAGTAAGGCAAGGATCAAGGTCACGGGGATCATCCCGTGCAAGCTCTGTTTCCAATCAAGAATCAACATCAACTTCTGACAgccaaacagaggaagaaaagaaacgcaTTCGGGCATTAGAAGCTCTTAATAAATTTAACCCTGGGCTTGGGAATTCACAGTTGTTGTCGGTAAGGTTTATCCCAAATAAAAAAGCGGAAACAACCAAAACAACTAGTAATGACAGTGGATCACGTGGTTCAACAAGATTTACCTCACGTCGTCGTGGACCGGCAGCACCATCTACTAGTCAGGAAGCCGTCACAACAACATCAGCACCAAGCCCACAAGAGGCTACTCTGGATTCAGAAAGTGACGCTAAAAGGCAAAGGGCTCTAGCAGCATTACGTAATTTTAATCCAGGCGCCGGCAATGCTAAGCTACTATCTGTAAAGTTTAttccaaatacaaataaaaatggtCAAGACAAAGCATCTACTAACCAACAATCAAGTGTCCGTAGCTCCTCCAGATCTTTTGAGAGTCGCAGCCGAGGTAATTCCAGGCTATCCAATACCATTACAACCACAACGACTCCTCAGCCCCTCTCAACGACTACTGCTCCCCTTCGAAGACTCACAACAAACAACAGAAGAGTTGTTGTCCGTAAGAGGGTCGAAAATCAGGAAAGAGACAGTTCTGCCTCTGAGGATTCCAACGACTCCACAACACTTTCCACATCTTTGAACAACAGAAGAAGAGGTAGTACGAGATTCAGGAATTCAGGCAATTCCCGCAGACGGGTTATCACAAGAGTTACCCCCGTTTCTGATAGGGGCCAACAGGCTGAAGATGAAAACGCCAGCTCTCAGGAAAGATCATCAAATTcattctcttcatcctcatcctcattcaacACACAGTCGGCAAGCTCTTCTAAAATAGAATCTGCAGGGAGTTCAGAACCCTCCCAGATCACAGACATTCCCTCAGGCTTGAACCTCCGGGTTGTCGGGACGAGCATCAAGTCAAGCGTTTCAACTGTATCGGGAACAAATACAGGCAATGAAAATGTTGCACGTTCCTCTTCGTTCTCCCAGAGTAATGGATCTTCAAGATTTTCCTCCACCTCGAATATATCCAGAGGTTCGACGAAGGAATCCAGTGAACCTTTAACCGATCTGGAACTAGAGGCTCTCTCAGCTCTGGCTCAAGTCAATACGGGGATTGGATCCAATGACCAGATCACAAGAACTAACACTAGAAGTACATTTCGATCGAGGTCTAGATCTTCGTTTTCTAGATCGAGAAATTAG